Sequence from the Fulvivirga ligni genome:
AGTCATATAGCAGATGGAGTAGCTGTAATAGGTTCTAATTCAGAAATAAGCACCATGGGTCTGGCTCCTGGCACCGATCAGCTTTTAAAACTAAAAAAATGGTTTTATGATAGTAGAATTAACTTTTTCATCACCGATCAAATAGTCAATGACCTGCCACTGAACCTTCAGACTGACAAGCTTATTAGCGGCTTGATCATGGCTCAAATAGGTGATTTTAATGATGCTATGGTCCTATGGTTCAGAAAAACAGAAACACAAAGCACCATTTGGAGTAATCCACCTGAAACTAATAACCGAACTAGCGTTAAACCAAAATCTTTCAAGAGATGGCAACAATTAGTTGATTCTCAGTGCGCTCCATGGAATGAAGCTGATATTATTTCTATTAAAAAATTACATGAAGCTCTTCTTCTAAAAGACACCCAAAGAAAAGCTGATCACGCTAACAATATGAGAAATGAGTTTGAGAGACTTACATATATCGCTGCACATGATTTACAGGAGCCTTTGAGAACCGTAACGAGCTATCTCACCCTAATTAAGGAAGATTTAGAGCAAAGTGATGAGGATAGCAGTTCTGCCTATATAGAGCGAGCATGTGAAGCTGCCAATAGGATGAAAATGATGGTAAGTGACATGCTTACATACAGTAAAATTGGACACAGCACCAGCATAGAATGGGTGAGTATACCACGAGTTATCAACGAGGTAATGAATGACATGATGGATATGATTAATGCAAAAGATGCATCTATCAAATGTGGTGCTTTACCTGAGATAAACGGCTCACACTATGAGATATTCCAACTATTCTACAACCTAATTAACAATGCTATTAAATACCAACCGAAAGGTAATGTGCCCATCATAAACATAAAAGCTAAGAGAGAAGGTAATTATTCTATCATAGACATCAAGGACAATGGTATTGGGATAGACAGTAAAAACACGGAGAAAATATTTCTTATGTTCCAGCGCCTGCATCGGAAAGATGAATATAGCGGCACTGGAATTGGGCTTGCTCAGTGTAAAAAAATTATGGATTCTCTCAAAGGAGATATCTGGGTTACGTCCACCTTAGGGCAAGGCAGTACTTTTCATTTAAAAATTCACGAATCTAAAATAAAGCATTAATGGACCTGATCTTATTAATAGATGATGATAAGGATGATAATTTTCTTCATACCAGAACTATCAAAAAAAGTGATATCACTAAGGAAGTTGCCTCATTTTTAGATGCGGAAGATGCTTTAGCATACTTGAAATCTGCAGAAACTAAAAAGCCAGATTTAATATTTTTGGATATAAATATGCCAAAAATGAATGGATGGGATTTCTTAAATGAATATACTAAACTTCCAGATGACAAAAAGGGCTCTATTGTAGTAATGCTCACAACCTCCGTTAACCCGGATGATAAACATAAGGCACTGAGCTTTCAGAATGTGGTTTCCTACACTAATAAACCTCTAACTCAAATGGAATTGTTGGATCTTATTAAAAAAGTAAGGCCTTAGAGTATTATAATTTTTTTTCTGTATAAGAATCATAAATAATTTTTCCATCCAGATAGTCAAAAGCTATTTTCATAGAATCAGATTGAGGAATTTCTATATGATAAACTTTATCAAAGGGAACTTTGGGAAAGTTTTTAATAGTATCTCCATTTTTAAAGAAGTACATATCAATTATGAGGGAGTCATAATAATATAGCGCAGACCTGAATTGCTGGCCAGAAGGATAATAGCTTATGGAATTCTGATGCTTTTTACCTTTTTTATATC
This genomic interval carries:
- a CDS encoding response regulator, translating into MDLILLIDDDKDDNFLHTRTIKKSDITKEVASFLDAEDALAYLKSAETKKPDLIFLDINMPKMNGWDFLNEYTKLPDDKKGSIVVMLTTSVNPDDKHKALSFQNVVSYTNKPLTQMELLDLIKKVRP
- a CDS encoding ATP-binding protein; this encodes MLYQDFSLNVDNCDREPIDQPMAIQDYGHMLVFLEANPNYLFAASEGSIELFNLNSSQMWSTHVKRWLPSSLLKLHQNIDNYKASVIHNPILIKIDKNDWNAIIHHCDDKLFIELEPVRSDKKEYSFHSMIRMVSDPLTYINSEEMACRELVTQLKRITGYNRVMIFQFIADNHGHVIGEAKDEGLESLLGLHFPSSDISTEVRESFLSNKSRIAPNLQLDTKNLVFNPDADESELYINFSNSELRPIPDSQAEYLTRMGVISTFTVSIISNNKLWGVISCHHLSPYFLSYKVRKACEIIAQRFIHRYTEITEEKRDKVLAKNDKNINRLISSITIDKDIETQLFDEIDKIHSSHIADGVAVIGSNSEISTMGLAPGTDQLLKLKKWFYDSRINFFITDQIVNDLPLNLQTDKLISGLIMAQIGDFNDAMVLWFRKTETQSTIWSNPPETNNRTSVKPKSFKRWQQLVDSQCAPWNEADIISIKKLHEALLLKDTQRKADHANNMRNEFERLTYIAAHDLQEPLRTVTSYLTLIKEDLEQSDEDSSSAYIERACEAANRMKMMVSDMLTYSKIGHSTSIEWVSIPRVINEVMNDMMDMINAKDASIKCGALPEINGSHYEIFQLFYNLINNAIKYQPKGNVPIINIKAKREGNYSIIDIKDNGIGIDSKNTEKIFLMFQRLHRKDEYSGTGIGLAQCKKIMDSLKGDIWVTSTLGQGSTFHLKIHESKIKH